The Leifsonia williamsii genome includes a region encoding these proteins:
- a CDS encoding MutS-related protein, producing the protein MTDREVTPTSLLFPPGQPKQLAEEQPGCFPDLGLDQIVTDVLGDDPLELAAVFWTVADAPTVEYRHGVFADLDTPNVIAACRTFVAGIAAVRESLGLARRLRYPRQAQRVLLDAARQYAGVVGTAADALTRCPLRSEALQAAAQVLAEYVRSEPFTRLSMDARSVAAQLDAVKYDFHIQGGSVTVLADASGTDQSAAVAGAFARFKETDAGSHRTRFVDAVEMNRVEAGVLDLVAEVFPSAFQALERFAGEHAAFLATTVARYERGLHLYLSVLDHLKAAAGETLPTCLPELTTDRSVQVVDGYDLQLAAQPKTRASIVPNDIRLAPGEQFLVVTGANQGGKSTFARVFGQLHWMAALGFPVAARTARLARFDLLLTHFERQEDLALLRGRLEDDLIRVRDILERVTSNSIVIANELFSSTTAQDALSLNERVLHALLDAGAIGVTVTFLDELAVMTPSVVSVVAEVAADDPMRRTFRIVRRPPDGLAHATAIAEKYGLSPQRIRERVLS; encoded by the coding sequence ATGACCGACCGCGAGGTAACGCCCACCAGTCTGCTGTTCCCACCCGGCCAGCCGAAGCAGCTGGCGGAAGAACAGCCGGGATGCTTCCCTGATCTCGGCCTGGATCAGATCGTCACCGACGTGCTCGGCGACGACCCGCTGGAGCTGGCCGCGGTGTTCTGGACCGTGGCCGATGCTCCCACGGTCGAGTACCGCCACGGCGTTTTCGCCGATCTCGACACTCCAAACGTGATTGCTGCCTGCCGCACGTTCGTCGCAGGCATCGCGGCGGTGCGGGAATCCCTCGGCCTGGCCCGGCGATTGCGGTATCCGCGACAGGCCCAGCGGGTTCTACTGGATGCCGCCCGTCAATACGCCGGCGTCGTAGGCACCGCCGCCGATGCTCTGACCAGGTGCCCGCTCCGCTCGGAAGCGTTGCAAGCCGCCGCACAAGTACTCGCCGAGTATGTTCGCTCTGAGCCATTCACACGCCTGAGCATGGATGCCCGCTCGGTCGCTGCACAACTGGACGCGGTCAAGTACGACTTCCACATTCAGGGCGGAAGCGTCACCGTTCTGGCAGACGCAAGCGGCACGGATCAGAGTGCTGCTGTCGCCGGCGCCTTCGCCCGCTTCAAAGAGACGGACGCGGGTTCGCATCGCACACGGTTCGTCGACGCTGTCGAGATGAACCGCGTCGAAGCGGGCGTCCTCGACCTCGTTGCGGAAGTCTTCCCCTCCGCATTCCAAGCGCTCGAACGCTTCGCCGGCGAGCATGCCGCATTCCTAGCCACGACTGTCGCGCGATATGAACGCGGACTGCACCTGTACCTTTCCGTCTTGGATCACCTGAAGGCGGCGGCCGGAGAGACACTACCTACCTGTTTGCCCGAACTCACCACGGACCGAAGCGTGCAGGTCGTCGACGGCTACGACCTGCAACTCGCCGCCCAACCGAAAACCCGCGCGTCCATCGTCCCGAACGACATCCGTCTCGCGCCGGGCGAGCAGTTCCTTGTCGTCACCGGGGCCAACCAGGGTGGCAAGTCGACCTTCGCCCGCGTGTTCGGTCAGCTGCACTGGATGGCCGCGCTCGGGTTCCCGGTCGCCGCACGCACCGCACGGCTGGCTCGCTTCGATCTTCTACTGACGCATTTTGAGCGTCAGGAGGACCTCGCTCTGCTGCGAGGCCGCCTCGAAGACGACCTCATCCGCGTACGGGACATCCTCGAGCGCGTTACCTCAAACTCCATCGTCATCGCGAACGAGCTCTTCAGCTCGACCACCGCCCAGGACGCGCTCTCCCTGAACGAACGCGTCCTCCACGCGCTGCTCGACGCCGGCGCAATTGGGGTCACGGTCACTTTCCTGGACGAGCTGGCGGTGATGACGCCGTCAGTGGTCAGCGTCGTGGCCGAGGTCGCTGCGGACGACCCCATGCGCCGCACATTCCGCATTGTCCGCCGGCCACCGGATGGACTCGCGCACGCCACCGCGATCGCCGAGAAGTACGGATTATCGCCACAGCGCATCCGAGAACGGGTCCTCTCATGA
- a CDS encoding universal stress protein, with translation MTDHRPEPPPRGVILVGVAKDLADAVLVVASRLAADLGCDLVCATVDPNRYAVDEGADGTVRSVPIDPDLPEFEEDVFDPALTRRIEKLLAGTRVSWSKRTLAGDPARALGHLAEKLDARMIVVGTHEAGLRTSMREFFRSSVAVHLAHRQRRPVLVVPLSPVDDGRALPWE, from the coding sequence ATGACCGATCACAGGCCCGAACCGCCGCCGCGTGGGGTCATTCTCGTCGGAGTGGCGAAGGATCTCGCGGACGCCGTCCTGGTCGTCGCCTCGCGCCTGGCGGCGGACCTCGGCTGTGACCTGGTCTGCGCGACAGTGGACCCGAACCGCTACGCCGTCGACGAAGGGGCCGACGGCACGGTCCGCTCCGTTCCGATCGACCCTGATCTGCCGGAGTTCGAGGAGGATGTCTTCGATCCTGCACTGACCCGCCGGATCGAGAAGCTGCTCGCCGGGACGCGGGTCTCCTGGAGCAAACGCACTCTCGCCGGCGATCCCGCGCGTGCCCTCGGCCACCTTGCGGAGAAGCTCGATGCCCGGATGATCGTCGTGGGAACCCACGAGGCTGGGCTGCGCACCAGCATGCGCGAGTTCTTCCGGTCCTCCGTCGCTGTTCATCTCGCTCACCGGCAACGCCGACCCGTCCTCGTCGTACCGCTCTCCCCGGTCGACGATGGCCGAGCCTTGCCGTGGGAGTGA
- a CDS encoding 2,3-diphosphoglycerate-dependent phosphoglycerate mutase produces the protein MRERVAEVYLLRHGESTANARGLFTGVLNPGLSELGREEARRAAMLLAQAGVRPTRVFCSALRRTIETAQEMGAVMDLPRAEVEWRLDERNYGALTGLSKTEVARRAGQARYREWRRSYDVAPPPMSEAEMARLRGRPPFNRLPSQALTATESLADVVRRITPFLDDVLLPAAGAGRPILVIAHGNSLRALLFVVQQLTREQVEQLNIPTGHPLRCRFELSHGRFRLRSATYLDPEAAADAEDVLRSQGGT, from the coding sequence GTGAGGGAACGGGTCGCCGAGGTCTACCTGCTCCGCCACGGTGAGAGCACGGCCAACGCGCGAGGACTATTCACCGGTGTCCTGAACCCGGGGCTGAGTGAACTCGGCCGGGAAGAAGCGCGACGCGCTGCAATGCTCCTGGCGCAAGCCGGCGTCCGTCCCACTCGGGTGTTCTGCTCAGCGCTGCGGCGAACAATCGAGACCGCGCAGGAAATGGGCGCGGTCATGGATTTGCCGCGGGCCGAAGTCGAATGGCGACTCGACGAACGCAACTACGGGGCCCTGACCGGACTCTCGAAGACGGAGGTCGCCCGACGTGCAGGCCAGGCACGCTACCGGGAGTGGCGACGCTCCTACGACGTCGCACCGCCGCCGATGTCGGAGGCCGAGATGGCCCGACTCCGTGGCAGGCCGCCGTTCAATCGGTTGCCGTCCCAGGCGCTCACAGCCACGGAATCTCTCGCCGATGTCGTACGCCGGATCACACCGTTTCTCGACGATGTACTTCTCCCTGCGGCCGGCGCCGGCCGCCCGATCCTGGTGATCGCGCACGGTAACTCCCTGCGCGCGTTGCTGTTCGTGGTGCAGCAGTTGACGCGCGAGCAGGTCGAGCAGCTGAACATTCCAACCGGTCACCCGCTGCGCTGCCGGTTCGAGCTGAGTCACGGCCGCTTCCGGCTGCGGTCGGCAACCTACCTCGACCCCGAGGCGGCGGCCGACGCCGAGGATGTCCTTCGAAGCCAAGGGGGTACCTGA
- a CDS encoding fluoride efflux transporter FluC has protein sequence MPVDPDVVADDVPARRTRPVHLHWRYIGLVFAGGAIGTTIRYLLSLSVPTVDGIPVITFAINVVGAFALGWLLAGLSRGPDQGMRRVVRLFVGTGVLGGFTTYSSFAVDTDGLIVASNIAGSIAYAVATLLVGALASLAGIALGTAINRRASGGTR, from the coding sequence ATGCCCGTCGATCCCGACGTCGTCGCCGACGATGTCCCGGCGAGGCGGACACGCCCTGTCCACCTCCACTGGAGATACATCGGCCTCGTGTTCGCCGGCGGCGCCATTGGCACCACGATCCGCTATCTCCTGTCGCTTTCAGTTCCGACCGTCGACGGGATACCCGTGATCACCTTCGCGATCAACGTGGTGGGTGCGTTCGCCCTGGGCTGGCTTCTCGCCGGTCTCTCCCGGGGGCCGGACCAAGGCATGAGACGAGTTGTGCGGCTCTTCGTCGGGACAGGGGTACTCGGCGGGTTCACGACCTACAGCTCCTTCGCTGTCGACACCGATGGACTCATCGTCGCCTCCAACATCGCGGGAAGCATCGCGTACGCCGTCGCGACTCTCCTCGTCGGTGCGCTCGCCTCGCTCGCCGGCATCGCCCTCGGCACGGCCATCAACCGCCGCGCGAGCGGAGGGACCCGATGA
- the crcB gene encoding fluoride efflux transporter CrcB produces the protein MTGFLVALAVAAAGGVGAASRLVVDGIVKSRVTIPFPLGTTIINISGSFLLGLVTGLATLALLAPEWRAIIGVGLLGGYTTFSTASFETVRLAQEGRYRAAAVNSVGMLAGALLAAGLGLWIGWLV, from the coding sequence ATGACCGGCTTCCTGGTTGCCCTCGCAGTCGCCGCCGCCGGTGGAGTGGGCGCGGCCAGCCGACTTGTCGTCGACGGCATCGTGAAGTCACGAGTGACGATCCCGTTCCCACTCGGCACGACCATCATCAACATCTCGGGGTCGTTCCTGCTCGGGCTCGTAACCGGTCTCGCCACCTTGGCGCTGCTTGCACCGGAGTGGCGGGCCATCATCGGAGTGGGACTGCTCGGCGGGTACACCACATTCAGCACCGCAAGCTTCGAGACCGTCCGCCTCGCGCAGGAGGGCCGATATCGTGCCGCGGCCGTCAACAGTGTCGGCATGCTCGCCGGCGCTCTGCTCGCCGCGGGGCTCGGCCTGTGGATCGGCTGGCTGGTATGA
- the eno gene encoding phosphopyruvate hydratase: MHEHGYTGHIDAAHQGHYISHPETHPVAIERVTARQILDSRGYPTVSVTLHLHDGMQVSASAPAGASTGAYEAVELRDDGPSYSGRSVHRAVAGVETEISPVLAGRHWTTLRELDDALRALDGTENLTRLGANAVVAVSIAAARAFAHASEVPLHVWLARVTDSAQRLPVPHFNVLNGGAHAANPLEFQEFMIAPVGAADEAAAVEAGAEIYHALAARVKARFHTAGLGDEGGFAPDIASPEEAMELLVQAIQDAGYTPGLNDVAIAIDPAANGFYEREGKYKIAGKLLGRDQLVDYYIKLLDEYPLRSIEDGFAEDDHAGWKLLYDAVGDRTQLVGDDLYVTDPRRISDGARNHYSNAALIKPNQIGTVSSTLDAIATARRLGMQSMVSHRSGETTDAFIADLVVGTGTGQIKSGAPARGERVVKYNRLLDIELDNKSLPYGLELAPTHAPEVALEP; this comes from the coding sequence ATGCACGAGCACGGCTACACCGGCCACATCGACGCCGCCCACCAGGGCCACTACATCAGCCACCCCGAAACGCACCCGGTCGCGATCGAGCGAGTCACCGCCCGCCAGATCCTCGACTCCCGCGGCTACCCCACGGTGTCGGTCACGCTCCACCTGCACGATGGCATGCAGGTCTCTGCCTCCGCGCCCGCCGGAGCATCAACGGGGGCGTATGAAGCCGTCGAGCTCCGCGACGACGGGCCCTCCTATTCCGGTCGAAGCGTTCACCGCGCCGTTGCCGGCGTCGAGACGGAGATCTCGCCCGTGCTGGCGGGCCGCCATTGGACGACGCTGCGTGAACTGGACGATGCCCTGCGAGCGCTCGATGGAACCGAGAACCTTACTCGTCTCGGCGCCAACGCGGTGGTGGCCGTGTCCATCGCCGCAGCCCGCGCTTTCGCACACGCCTCGGAAGTTCCGCTGCATGTGTGGCTTGCTCGGGTCACCGACAGTGCGCAGAGACTCCCCGTCCCGCACTTCAACGTACTCAACGGCGGCGCTCACGCGGCCAACCCGCTGGAGTTCCAGGAGTTCATGATCGCCCCCGTCGGGGCCGCGGACGAGGCAGCCGCAGTGGAGGCCGGAGCAGAGATCTACCACGCCCTCGCCGCCCGGGTGAAGGCTCGATTCCACACCGCCGGCCTCGGCGACGAAGGCGGCTTCGCCCCCGACATTGCCAGCCCAGAAGAAGCGATGGAACTCCTGGTGCAAGCCATCCAGGACGCGGGGTACACCCCCGGTCTGAACGACGTAGCAATCGCCATCGACCCTGCAGCGAACGGCTTCTACGAGCGGGAAGGAAAGTACAAGATCGCCGGAAAGCTCCTGGGTCGCGACCAGCTCGTCGACTACTACATCAAGCTCCTCGACGAGTACCCGCTGCGCTCCATCGAGGACGGCTTCGCCGAAGACGACCATGCCGGATGGAAGCTGCTCTACGACGCCGTCGGCGACCGCACACAACTCGTCGGCGACGACCTTTACGTGACCGACCCCCGGCGAATCTCCGACGGCGCCCGCAACCACTACTCCAACGCGGCACTGATCAAGCCCAACCAGATCGGCACTGTCAGCTCCACGCTGGACGCCATCGCAACCGCCCGTCGACTCGGCATGCAATCGATGGTCTCCCACCGCTCCGGCGAGACAACCGACGCCTTCATCGCCGACCTCGTCGTCGGAACAGGAACCGGGCAGATCAAATCCGGCGCCCCCGCCAGAGGAGAGCGCGTCGTCAAGTACAACCGACTGCTCGACATCGAGCTGGACAACAAGTCCCTCCCCTACGGTCTCGAGCTGGCTCCCACCCACGCACCCGAGGTGGCGTTGGAGCCCTGA
- a CDS encoding MFS transporter: MRSPARDALLGSLARPHTFGRAFGLERAGDNLGAVVGPLLAAVLVAWLGLRPAIWFAFVPGMLAAIAIIVAAREARGPTTGVRRPMRLDVRGLRRAGIGRPLLPVLLFECGNLATTLLILRATDLFTTLGFANAASLAILLYAGHNAVAALIALLGGFWLDRVGPRRVFASGAIAYVLAYGLIAHASIHWGFAVAGFLLAGAGIGLAETAESALIARILPDELRGSGFGVVGGIQAVGNIVGTVVAGALYATVSPAAAFTYAGAWMLLSACTAGVFRARAPSGQNPG; this comes from the coding sequence GTGCGATCACCCGCCCGGGATGCGCTCCTCGGCTCCCTTGCCAGACCGCATACGTTCGGACGGGCGTTCGGTCTTGAACGCGCGGGCGACAACCTCGGCGCCGTGGTAGGGCCGCTCCTGGCGGCTGTGCTCGTCGCGTGGCTCGGTCTTCGACCGGCGATCTGGTTCGCATTCGTCCCTGGGATGCTCGCTGCCATCGCCATCATCGTCGCCGCCCGTGAAGCGAGAGGACCCACGACTGGAGTGCGTCGCCCAATGCGCTTGGACGTTCGGGGGCTCCGCCGCGCCGGGATCGGAAGGCCGCTTCTGCCCGTGCTGCTCTTCGAGTGCGGCAATCTCGCAACCACGCTGTTGATCCTGCGGGCGACGGACCTGTTCACGACCCTCGGGTTCGCAAACGCTGCCTCGCTCGCGATCCTGCTCTACGCGGGCCACAATGCCGTCGCCGCCCTGATCGCCCTTCTGGGAGGCTTCTGGCTCGACCGCGTCGGGCCGCGGCGCGTGTTCGCGTCGGGGGCGATCGCCTATGTCCTCGCGTACGGGCTCATCGCCCACGCTTCGATCCACTGGGGGTTCGCCGTCGCGGGCTTCCTGCTCGCAGGAGCGGGCATCGGCCTGGCCGAGACAGCTGAGTCCGCTCTCATCGCTCGGATACTCCCGGACGAACTCAGAGGCAGCGGATTCGGCGTCGTCGGAGGAATCCAGGCAGTGGGGAACATCGTCGGAACGGTTGTTGCGGGGGCGCTCTATGCGACAGTCTCTCCGGCCGCTGCGTTCACGTACGCGGGAGCATGGATGTTGCTGTCAGCTTGCACGGCCGGCGTCTTCCGAGCGCGGGCACCGTCAGGGCAGAACCCGGGGTAG
- a CDS encoding four-helix bundle copper-binding protein has product MSTATRMLETYPADLGGVDRDKLGGCIEACIECAQACTACADACLSEEMVAELIKCIRTDLDCADICASTGNVLSRHTEYDANVTRAALESCRTVCGACADECEKHADMHEHCRICAEVCRRCERACAALLAAM; this is encoded by the coding sequence ATGTCGACCGCAACGCGAATGCTCGAGACATATCCGGCGGATCTCGGAGGCGTGGACCGCGACAAGCTGGGCGGCTGTATCGAGGCATGCATCGAGTGCGCACAGGCCTGTACGGCCTGCGCGGATGCATGCCTCAGCGAGGAGATGGTCGCCGAGCTCATCAAGTGCATCCGGACGGATCTCGACTGCGCAGACATCTGTGCTTCGACCGGCAATGTCCTCTCCCGTCATACCGAATATGACGCCAACGTCACGCGGGCGGCGCTTGAATCGTGCCGCACCGTATGCGGCGCCTGTGCGGATGAATGCGAGAAGCATGCCGACATGCACGAGCACTGCCGAATCTGTGCTGAGGTATGTCGGCGCTGCGAACGGGCGTGTGCCGCACTGCTCGCCGCTATGTGA
- a CDS encoding heavy-metal-associated domain-containing protein, translating into METIDYQVTGMTCEHCERAVSTEVGQVTGVDSVKVSASDGILHITTGTGVDDAAVLAAVDEAGYAAVRK; encoded by the coding sequence ATGGAAACAATCGACTACCAGGTGACAGGGATGACCTGCGAGCACTGCGAGCGTGCAGTGTCCACCGAGGTCGGTCAGGTGACCGGCGTCGACAGCGTGAAGGTGTCCGCGAGCGACGGCATCTTGCACATCACTACCGGAACCGGAGTCGACGACGCGGCGGTGCTCGCCGCGGTCGATGAGGCGGGCTACGCCGCCGTCCGCAAGTAA
- a CDS encoding heavy metal translocating P-type ATPase: MTCASCAMRIEKKLNRLDGVTATVNYATEKARVTIPAGMDVTAVIEEVEKTGYTAALPAAKPDAAGKDDDPELTGLRNRLIGSVALSVPVIALAMIPALQFTYWQWLSLTLAAPVVVWGAWPFHKAAFINARHGAATMDTLVSIGTLAAFAWSLYALFFGTAGMPGMTHGFSFTVAASDGAGNIYLEVASGVTTFVLAGRYFEKRSKRQAGAALRALLELGARDVAILRDGQETRIPIEKLHVGDEFIIRPGEKIATDGVVVDGASAIDMSLLTGESVPIEVTVGDTVSGATVNAGGRLLVRATRVGSDTQLAQMAKLVEDAQSGKAEVQRLADRISGIFVPIVLGIAVITLAAWLITGHPVAAAFTAAVAVLIIACPCALGLATPTALLVGTGRGAQLGILIKGPEVLESTRTVDTIVLDKTGTVTTGKMTLIDVVTAPGVDETELLRVAGAVEAASEHPIARAVAAAATDQSGALPVPESFVNIEGRGVQGVVDGHLALVGRATLLEDWSITLDHALTAAKNAAEAAGRTVVSVAWDGEARGLLVVADAIKPTSHEAVATFKQIGLTPILITGDNAIVAREVAEAVGIETVIADVLPKDKAETIRRLQAEGKTVAMVGDGVNDAAALATADLGLAMGTGTDVAIEAADVTLVRGDLRAAADAVRLARRTLGTIKTNLFWAFAYNVAAIPLAALGLLNPMIAGAAMAFSSVFVVSNSLRLRSFRPRGTATTPTTNTPTRVLETA, translated from the coding sequence ATGACCTGCGCGTCGTGCGCCATGCGGATCGAGAAGAAGCTGAACCGGCTCGACGGCGTAACGGCGACGGTGAACTATGCCACTGAAAAAGCTCGCGTGACGATTCCGGCCGGCATGGACGTCACGGCGGTCATCGAGGAGGTCGAAAAGACCGGATACACCGCAGCGCTGCCGGCCGCCAAGCCGGACGCAGCTGGGAAAGACGACGACCCGGAGCTCACCGGACTGCGCAACCGCCTGATCGGAAGCGTGGCGCTGTCGGTTCCGGTCATCGCGCTGGCGATGATCCCCGCTCTGCAGTTCACCTACTGGCAGTGGCTCTCACTCACCCTCGCTGCACCCGTCGTGGTCTGGGGCGCGTGGCCGTTCCACAAGGCCGCCTTCATCAACGCCCGCCACGGGGCGGCGACCATGGACACACTCGTCTCGATCGGCACCCTCGCGGCGTTCGCGTGGTCGCTGTATGCGCTGTTCTTCGGCACCGCCGGGATGCCGGGAATGACCCACGGGTTCAGCTTCACGGTCGCTGCCTCCGACGGCGCCGGAAACATCTACCTTGAGGTCGCATCCGGGGTGACCACGTTCGTCCTCGCCGGGCGCTACTTCGAGAAGCGATCCAAGAGGCAGGCTGGCGCCGCGTTGCGAGCCCTGCTGGAGTTGGGCGCGAGGGACGTCGCGATCCTGCGGGACGGTCAAGAGACTCGCATCCCGATCGAGAAGCTGCACGTTGGTGACGAATTCATCATCCGGCCCGGCGAGAAGATCGCCACGGATGGTGTCGTCGTCGACGGTGCGAGCGCGATCGACATGTCGCTGCTGACCGGCGAATCGGTGCCGATCGAGGTCACCGTCGGGGATACGGTCTCCGGTGCGACCGTCAACGCCGGCGGCCGCCTGCTCGTCCGGGCCACCCGGGTGGGCAGCGACACCCAGCTGGCTCAGATGGCCAAGCTGGTCGAGGATGCCCAGTCAGGCAAGGCCGAGGTGCAGCGCCTCGCCGATCGAATCTCCGGAATCTTCGTGCCCATTGTGCTCGGCATTGCCGTGATCACTCTGGCCGCGTGGCTGATCACCGGCCATCCGGTCGCTGCAGCGTTCACCGCCGCGGTGGCCGTGCTGATCATCGCCTGCCCATGCGCACTCGGCCTGGCCACCCCGACAGCGTTGCTGGTCGGGACGGGTCGCGGCGCGCAGCTCGGCATCCTGATCAAAGGACCGGAGGTGCTGGAGTCCACCCGCACCGTCGACACCATCGTGCTGGACAAGACCGGAACCGTCACCACCGGAAAAATGACACTGATAGACGTCGTGACGGCTCCGGGGGTCGACGAGACCGAGCTCCTGCGCGTTGCGGGCGCCGTCGAAGCAGCATCGGAGCACCCCATCGCCCGCGCCGTCGCCGCCGCAGCGACGGATCAGAGCGGCGCGCTTCCCGTCCCGGAGTCCTTCGTGAACATCGAGGGCCGCGGAGTGCAAGGCGTCGTTGATGGCCACCTCGCGCTGGTGGGCCGCGCCACCCTTCTCGAGGACTGGTCGATCACACTCGACCACGCCCTCACCGCCGCCAAGAACGCTGCGGAAGCGGCCGGCCGAACGGTCGTCAGTGTGGCCTGGGACGGCGAAGCCCGCGGCCTGCTTGTAGTCGCTGACGCCATCAAACCGACCAGCCATGAGGCGGTTGCTACCTTCAAGCAGATCGGGCTCACTCCGATCCTTATCACCGGCGACAACGCCATCGTCGCCCGAGAGGTCGCCGAGGCCGTCGGTATCGAAACGGTGATCGCCGACGTGCTCCCCAAAGACAAGGCAGAGACCATCCGCCGGCTTCAGGCCGAAGGCAAGACCGTGGCGATGGTGGGTGACGGCGTGAACGATGCGGCAGCCCTCGCAACCGCCGATCTGGGTCTCGCGATGGGGACGGGCACCGACGTCGCTATCGAAGCGGCCGACGTCACGCTGGTCCGCGGCGACCTGCGGGCCGCCGCTGATGCGGTTCGCCTGGCCCGTCGAACGCTGGGCACGATCAAGACCAACCTGTTCTGGGCATTCGCCTACAACGTCGCCGCGATTCCCCTGGCCGCCCTGGGCCTGCTCAACCCGATGATTGCCGGAGCCGCGATGGCGTTCTCCAGCGTCTTCGTCGTCAGCAACAGCCTCCGCCTCCGCAGCTTCCGCCCCCGCGGCACAGCCACCACTCCGACCACCAACACCCCCACCCGCGTCCTCGAGACCGCCTGA
- a CDS encoding YHS domain-containing protein: MSDSCYSTTSNLHDDAAMPAGATNLLGGAGADDLTECVVMKGSTVSKAKAEAAGLYRDYNGERYWFCCAGCAPRFDADPARYVAA, from the coding sequence ATGAGCGACAGCTGCTACAGCACCACCAGCAACCTCCACGACGACGCCGCCATGCCCGCCGGGGCCACCAACCTCCTCGGCGGCGCCGGCGCAGACGACCTCACTGAGTGCGTCGTGATGAAGGGCAGCACCGTCAGCAAGGCGAAAGCAGAAGCAGCCGGCCTCTACCGTGACTACAACGGTGAGCGGTACTGGTTCTGCTGCGCTGGCTGCGCACCCCGTTTCGACGCTGATCCCGCACGCTACGTCGCCGCGTAA